From Methylovorus glucosotrophus:
GACGGCTTCCTGAAATTCCAGTGCAATATCTGCCTTGGTCTGTTCATCCAATATACCGTCTGCATCGCTGTGGTCATTCACCAGCGTCAATACCGCAGTTTTAAGTCCGCTGAAGCTGAAGTTAAGATCGCCACTGTTCAGCATGGGGCGTGGCAGTTTGAAACGTCCGGGCGTGCCAAGGTCGGCCAGGCGCGATACTGCCGGGCCACCGGGGTAACTCAAGCCCAGCAGTTTGGCGGTTTTGTCGAAAGCTTCGCCGGCGGCATCATCCAGCGTATCGCCCAGCAATGTGTAATCGCCTATGCCGCCCACGCGCATCAATTGGGTATGCCCGCCAGAAACCAGCAGAGCTACAAACGGAAATGCAGGTGGATTGGCTTCCAGCAATGGAGCGAGCAAATGGCCCTCAAGGTGATGCACGCCTACGGTGGGCACATTGAGGGTGAACGCCAGTGATTCGGCAATGCTGGTGCCGACCAGAAGCGCGCCAGCCAGGCCTGGGCCTTGCGTGTAAGCAATGCCGCCAATATCTGCCAGCGTCAGTTTGGCCTCATCCAGCACGCGCTGTATGAGGGGCAGGGTGCGACGCACATGGTCGCGCGATGCCAGCTCTGGCACCACGCCGCCGTATTCGGCATGCATATCTATCTGCGAGTGCAGCGCATGAGCCAATAGGCCTTGTTCCTGGTCATACAGGGCAATGCCGGTTTCGTCGCAGGAGGATTCAATGCCGAGAATAATCATAGTGGGCTGGGCTTGCAGTGCGCTGGGATAAGGGGCTGAGTGAGGCAAAAGTACAATATAACGATTGATAAAACCGTAATGTGCCGCTAGAATAGCAGACTTTTTCGCCCTTTCTCAAGGAAAGTGATCTAATGTCCAGCGTACGTGTTAAAGAAAACGAGCCGTTTGACGTGGCTCTCCGCCGCTTCAAGCGCATGATTGAAAAAACTGGTCTGTTGACCGACTTGCGTGCCCGCGAGTTCTATGAGAAGCCTACCTGGGAGCGCAAGCGTAAGGCTGCTGCTGCTGTTAAGCGTCACTATCGTCGTATTCGCAACCAGACTCTGGCACCTAAGCTCTACTAAGATTCGTTAGCCGTATATTCGGCTGTGAGTTTTGTAGTGTGCTGTGAAACGTTGCTTGTACTGGTTTTATAGGGAGTGCCTGTTGTGTCGTTGAAGGTTCGCATTAGCGAGGATATGAAGTCGGCTATGCGTGCCAAAGACAGCGCGCGACTGGGTGCCATTCGTCTGTTGCAGGCTGCTATCAAGCAGCGCGAAGTGGATGAACGCATCGAGCTTGATGACATGCAAGTCATCGAGGCGATTGAAAAGATGCTGAAGCAGCGTCGCGACTCCATTTCCCAGTACGAGGCAGCCAATCGGCATGACCTGGCAGATGTCGAGAAGTTTGAAGTAAGCGTGTTGCAGGAGTATCTGCCACAAGCGCTGACCGAAGACGAGATCAAGGCGATACTTGAGCAGGTGGTGGCGGAAACATCCGCATCTGGCATCAAGGATATGGGCAAGGTCATGGCCGCGGTTAAACCGCTGGTTGTAGGCCGCGCCGACATGGGCAAGATATCCGGGTTGATCAAATCCAGATTAAGCGCCTGACCCTGACAGCTTGGTAATTTAAAAAAGGAGCTTTGGCTCCTTTTTTGCTTTTAATGGAATGGGTTTAGGCTATGATTTCTGCATTACGGTTTTTGGGTGCTAATTGTCTTTAAATGATTCCTGAGTCGTTTATCCAAGAGTTGCTCAATCGCGTTGATATCGTCGATGTCATTGACCGTAGTGTCCCGCTGAAAAAAGCCGGGGCCAACTATTCTGCCTGCTGCCCCTTTCATAACGAAAAATCACCCTCATTTACGGTAAGTCCCACCAAACAGTTTTATCACTGTTTTGGTTGTGGAGCGCACGGCTCCGCCATCGGTTTTGTGATGGAATATCAAGGTCTCAGCTTTGTTGAAGCGATTAACGAGCTGGCCAAGCAAGTGGGGATGATCGTGCCGCAAGAGACGCGCGAGCGCGATGCGGATGCTCCCCAGAAAAAAGCCGTGCCCGGCATGGTGGAAGCCATGCAGCAGGCCGTGTTGTATTACCGGGGCGAGCTCAAGAAATCCCAGCGCGCCATTGAGTATTTGAAAGGGCGCGGCTTGAGCGGTCAGATTGCCGCCCGTTTTCAGATGGGGTATGCCCCCTCTGGTTGGCAAAACCTGCAGGAGGTATTCAGCGATTATCAGGACGATGTGCTGAAGTCCATCGGCCTGGTGATTGAAAACGAACAGGGGCGGCGCTATGACCGTTTTCGGGATCGCGTCATGTTCCCCATTCACGATCAAAAAGGCCAGGTGATTGGCTTTGGCGGTCGCGTGCTGGGCACGGAAGGTAATGATGATGGGCCCAAATACCTGAATTCTCCCGAAACTCCTTTGTTTCAGAAGGGTCAGGAGTTATATGGCCTGTTTCTGGCCCGCCGTGCGATTCGCGATGCTGGGCGTGTGCTGGTGGTGGAAGGCTATATGGACGTGGTTGCGCTGGCGCAATACGGCATTGAATATGCCGTTGCCGCGCTGGGCACCGCCACTACGCCGGTGCACATCACCAAGCTCATGCGGCAGACCGATGAAATCGTGTTTTGTTTTGATGGCGATGCCGCCGGCCGCAAAGCTGCCTGGCGTGCGGCCATGAATGCCTTGCCAGCGCTGACGGATGGCTTGCGATTAAGCTTCCTGTTTTTGCCAGCCGAGCATGACCCGGACAGCTATGTGCGTGAACACGGCAAGGAAGCGTTTGAGGCGGCCATGCAAACCGCATTGCCCTTGTCGCAATATCTCATACAACATTTGAGTGAAGACAACGGACTGCAGTCGCAGGAAGACAAGGTGCGCTTTTTGAATGAGGCAGAACCCATTCTGGCACAGATACAGGCACCGCGGCTTGCACTGTTATTGCGCAAACGCGTGGCCGAGTTGGCCGGGCTTTCGGATGAAGAAATGCGCAGCATGATCCGCTTGCCCGAGGTGCAGCGCCCTCGCCGCAGCCAGCCACGGCAGACGCGCAGCACGCTCTCATTGCAGCGTCGTTTTGTATTGATGGTGCTGATGCAACCCGCGCTGGTCAGTCCCGATGACTTGGCATGGGTTCTGCATGAGAGTGAGGAAGATGCCCTGGTAAAACACGCGCTGGAAGCCGCGGTAGCCTACCCAAGCGCCAAGCCTGCGGGCTTGTTGCTGCAATTGCAAAATCGGGTGGATGCCAGGCTGATGCGCGAGCTGGAGCGCGAGATTCATTTACTGGATGAGCAAGTCGATTACTCTCTTGAATTTGAGGGCGCGCGCAAGCAATTAAGGGATATGTACGCCGAGCGGCAAGGAAAAACTCTACTGGCACGCATGCAGGAAAAGAAAATCAGCGATATGACCGAGCAGGAAAAGGCATTGCTGAAAGCGATGGTAGGCGCGACTAAAAATAGGTCGTGATTTAAGGTATAATGCCGGGTTTTTCCGTAACCGCATTTAACAGGTTTAATGGATTTGAGGTCAAGCATGGCTAATGAGCAAAACGATAAGGTCAACGATAAAGTAGAAACGCAGATCAGCGATGCTGATATACGTCGTACACGGCTTAAGTCGCTGATCGTTCTGGGTAAAGAACGCGGCTACCTGACTTACGCTGAAATCAATGACCACTTGCCGGACGACGTTCAGGACTCTGAACAGATCGACGGCATTATCGGCATGATTAACGATATGGGTATTCAGGTGTACGAAGAGACACCCGATGCCGAAGCACTGCTGATGTCGGATGCTCCACCGCCAGTGGCCGATGAAGATGCCGTGGAAGAAGCCGAACAGGCCCTTTCTACTGTGGATTCCGAGTTTGGCCGCACCACGGACCCTGTGCGTATGTACATGCGCGAAATGGGTACGGTAGACCTGCTCACGCGTGAAGGCGAAATCGAGATCGCCAAGCGCATTGAAGATGGCCTCAAGCACATGGTGCAGGCGATTGCCGCCTGTCCTACCACCATTGCCGAATTGCTCGCCATGGTGGAAAAAGTTGAAAAAGACGAACTCAGTGTTGATGATCTGGTAGATGGCCTGATTGACTCTGACGTCGGCCTGGAAGAAGACATCCCGGTAGAAGCCGCTGAAGCCGAAGAAGAAGAGCCTGAGGACGATGAAGAAGACGACGGCGACGAAGACGGCGCCAAGGCCGCTGCCATCTCCGCTGAGGCGCTGGCCAAGCTGAAGGAAGAAGTGCTCACCCGCTTCGCCGTTATCCGTCAGTCACACCAGAAAATGACGGTCATCCTGCAAGAGCGCGGCTCTCAGGATAAAGAATATCAAGCCCTGCAAAACGCCATTCTGGAAGAGCTGACCGCATTCCGCTTCTCAGCCAAACAAGTTGAAGCCCTGTGTGACCAGGTGCGCAACATGGTGGAAGAAATCCGCGGCCACGAGCGCAAGATCATGGAATTCTGCGTCGACAAATCCGGCATGCCACGTGCGCACTTCATCAAGGTGTTCCCTGGCAATGAAGGCAATCTGGACTGGCTCGCTGGCGAGCTGACTGTCAACAAGCCATACGTTGAGCGGCTGGAGCGCTTCAAGCACTCCATCGTGGATCAGCAGCAACGCCTGCTGGACCTGCAAGACCGCGTGGGTATCCCTATCAAGGAACTCAAGGAAATCAACAAGCAGATGTCCACCGGCGAAGCCCGTGCACGTCGTGCCAAGCGCGAGATGATCGAGGCCAACCTGCGTCTCGTGATCTCTATCGCCAAGAAATACACCAACCGTGGTTTGCAATTCCTTGATCTGATTCAGGAAGGCAACATCGGCCTCATGAAGGCCGTGGACAAATTTGAATATCGCCGTGGCTACAAGTTCTCTACGTACGCTACCTGGTGGATTCGTCAGGCCATTACGCGCTCGATCGCCGACCAGGCCCGCACCATCCGTATCCCGGTGCACATGATCGAAACCATCAACAAGATGAACCGCATCAGCCGTCAGATTCTGCAGGAAACCGGTCTGGAACCAGACCCAGCCACCCTGGCAGAAAAGATGGAAATGCCGGAAGACAAGATTCGCAAGATCCTCAAGATTTCCAAGGAGCCCATCTCCATGGAAACCCCGATCGGCGACGACGACGACTCCCATCTTGGCGACTTTATCGAAGACATGACCACGCTCGCCCCGGTAGACGCTGCTGTCTACGCCAGCCTGCGTGAAGCCACCAAGGAAGTGCTGGAATCCCTCACCGCGAGAGAAGCCAAGGTACTGCGCATGCGCTTCGGTATTGAAATGAACACCGACCACACGCTGGAAGAAGTCGGCAAGCAATTCGACGTCACCCGCGAACGTATCCGCCAGATCGAAGCCAAAGCCCTGCGCAAGCTGCGCCACCCAACGCGCTCCGAGCGCCTGCGCAGCTTCCTCGAAACCGGCAACGACTAAACGCCTAAGTTACAGGGCCTCTAGCTCATGCCTGGTTAGAGCAGCGGACTCATAATCCGTTGGTGCTCGGTTCGACTCCGAGGAGGCCCACCATAATAAACAAGGGGTTACGTGAAAACGTAACCCCTTTTATTTTGTACTTTGCGCTCAAGGTGCAAATTCAGTACAGTAAGTAATCTTCGACTGCATTGAAAATTCATGGCTACCATCGTAAAAACTGATTCTGGCACTTGGAAAGCATTGGTTCGTAAAACTGGCTGGCCTTCTGCCTCAAAAACATTTCGTGTTAAGCGTGATGCGCAAGACTGGGCTAGGCAAATCGAGGACCAGATGATCCGATCCGTTTACATTCGACGTACTCCTTCTGAGAAGATGTCGATCAAAGAGGCATTTGAACGGTATGAGCGGGAGGTGTCGCCGACAAAGAAAGCATCTACTCAAAAACGTGAAGAGCTGCGGGTAAAACTTCTCAAGGAAAAGTTTGGCCAATATTCCCTGGCTGCATTGACCTCGGATATTGTGGCTGATTACAGGGATCAGCGTTTGGCAACTGGCAAGTCAAACAACACTGTCAGGCTAGAGCTAGCCTTACTGGGCCATCTCTATTCCACCGCCATTAAGGAATGGCATATCGCATTACCTGCCAACCCTGTAGCCAACATTAGAAAACCTAGCCCTGGTGCAGGTCGGAACGTCAGGCTAAATCGCACGGAACAGCAACGCTTGCTGATAGCGTTGCAAACTCATTCAAATCCGATGCTTGCTTGGATATTTCAGGTTGCAATAGAGACTGGTATGAGGCAGGGGGAAATTCTCAATCTCAAGATTCAGCACGTTGATACTGAGCGCCGTATCGTGTCGCTCTTTGACACCAAAAATGGTATGTCTCGAACAGTACCTTTAACTAAGTTGGCTGTGGAGGTCTTCAAAGAGGCGCTAGAAAATCCCGCGAGGCCGAATGACTGCGAACTAATCTTTTTTGGTGAACCTGGTAGAGACAAAAAACGATCACCCTACCAATTTAATAAGGTCTGGATGGATGTTAAGAAGAGCATCGGTCTTGGGAATTTGCATTTCCACGATCTTCGTCACGAGGCTACGAGCCGCTTAGTTGAGGCTGGGTTGAGTGATCAGGAAGTGGCATCGATAAGCGGGCACAAATCCATGCAGATGCTGCGTAGGTACACCCACCTTAGAGCCGAGGATTTGGTGGCCAAGCTCGATAAAATCGAAGATATCGTAGGTTAGCGAAATTTATTGAAAATGAGGCGTCAATTGTGTTAATTTAATTGCCATGAATACACGTCAAGCAAATAGGTATGCTAAGGCAGCTTTGGGGCACCAAGTCCCATTGATGCAAGTGCTATACGCTATGTCGACCGTGTTGTTTTTTTGTTTGTTATTCTTTGGCTTGGTATCGCCAGAATCGGCTGTGGCTATTTATGGTGTGGTAATTGGGCTCTGTGGTGCCTTTAGTCAGGCCAACCATGAGGCAGCCCATGCTTATACCTCCATAGCAAAGGCTATAACTGAGGCGAAGTCATTCGCTTCATATCTATTCAAGCTCTGCCTCCAAATTTTCTCGCAAATTTCAGCTCTGTTAAATTCGCTTCCAGAAGTGAATTTGAATCTGATTTTCTCTGTGGCACAGCCTGTACCAGCTGCTCCACTCGCATTCCGCTCTTAAAAATCCTTAATTAATCGACATTTCGCACCCCTCAAGGGGAACGTATTCACGTGCGCGCTAGCGCTATAGATTAAGTAAGGATTTCATATGCAATCTCAGACAACTACTGAGTCGTTACTCATCAGCACCTATGGGCCATTGATGACCCTTCCTGATTTGGCTGAGTGTTTTAATCGGTCCATTAATGGCCTTCGTGTGAGCCTCTCACGAGATAACGAGACTTCAAGGCTATTGCGGAAAGCCAGATTCAAGATGGGCCGCCGTTGTTACTTTCGCACGGAAGCAATCGCTCAAGTTATTAATCAGCTTTCTCAAGAGGGGGCTTGAACATGACTGTGATAACGATTTTTCCAGTTAATCGAGCCGTTAAAAAAGAGAAATTGCACACAAGCTTAAGGGGCCAATCATGAGTATCGTGAAGTTGGCCAAATTTGACTCAGGGTTTGAGTTATTGGCTCGCGAGACATTGCAAGACTCCAGGCTGTCTCTTAGCGCTCTAGGCGGGTTGGTAAGAATGTTATCTCTGCCCAATGATTGGGAAATTCGGATCGGGCCGCTTGAAAGAGAAATTCTTCACGTAGGGCCTGATTTAAGAAAGCGCCTTTTCAAAGAGCTAATAGACGCTGGATATATCAAGCGCAGCCAATCTCGAAACTTGAACGGGACATGGGATTGGAATTTCACGGTATTTCCGACTTCCGCTTTAAAAGCTAATGAACCGAATGAGGGTGAAAGCTTCCAGGAAGATCATAAATCCACCGGGGGGGAGGCCATGGATGGAAAAGCCATCGATGGCTCATCCATCGATGAAAAAAGCCCCGATATAGATATAACAAATCCACTCAATACAGAGTTTATTAAACTACCACTACAACAAGCTACCAAACCCACCTCCCTTTCTGAGCTCGAATTTTTTTATAGTTTTCCAGAGGCTATCCGATCGCAAGCTCTACTCATGCTGAATGGTCTTGATTTAGAGCTTGCTCAGCTGTTGCTGGATGAGCTGTCTGGCATAGCGCTTAGAAAACGTATTAAGGTAACGCCGATTTCGGTCTTAAAAGGACTGCTGAATAGTTATCATCAAGGAAAATTTACTCCAAACCTCGCTTTAGAAGTGCAATCAAAGCGTGAGCAGCGGATAGCCGAGCAGGCACAATCAAAACAAAACCTCAAGAAGAAACCTTCTACCGAAGCGCGGTATGAGCCGAGGCGTGAGGAGCGGGAAGCCATGAGGGCCGCGCTAAGGAGGGACGCAAAATGACCTCTCCAGTGCTATCGGTTTATTTGGGAAACGCCTTACGCTCGCAGTGGGATGCCCACTGCAAATCTCAAAATGTACGATCCTCAACAGCAGTGAAAGATGTCGTTGTTTATCTTCTCAGTAAAAATATCCGCCCACAAAATTTTCAAGAAATCGTGAATACTCCAGATACCTTTAGAGTCCGGCTGGAACTGAGGTTGAGTGCCAGCGAATATGAAGCGACCAAGGTATTGGCTGACGTAACGGGTGCCAACGTTAATCGGTACGTGGCTAACTTATTGAGGAGCCACCTGACGCAAGCCCCACAGTTTCACCAATATGAGCTAGATGCAGTAACGGAATCAACTGCCCAGCTAATGAAAATTGGTTCTAACCTCAATCAAATTGCTCGGGCAATAAATCGCAATCCCTTGGAGACTGACCTTGCTAGGGTTGACCTGATGAGTGATATCAGCAGCCATATCAAGGACCATACACGTTCTGTTGCCATGCTTATCCAGGCTAATTTGCAACGCTGGAAGGTTAAATAACATGGCCAGTATTGATCATCCAGTAGTGATTGATGGCGTGCTTAAAGAAATTGGTGACCGTCTCTTCTATGAGACTGTGAGGCCGATAAAACAAATGCCACGGAGGACCATGACAGGCGTTTTTCGGTTGCCCAAGCATCAGCCCGTCAAGAGGGACGTCCATTACATCCAGAGAAAGCTTAGCTTCACAGCCAGGAGATTCCCCGAGGTAATGGTGAAGATAAGTGGAGGGCCGAAAGGTATGGCACATATCAAAGCGCATCTTGAGTATATCTCGCGTAATGGGCAACTCAAGCTTGAATCGGAAGACGGCGCTATTTGGGGCGGCAAGGATGAGTTAAAAGACCTGCAGGACCAGTGGCGCTATGGCGGCTATCCGATCGTCGAAGATACTTCCAAGCAGGCTTTCAACGTTATTCTCTCCATGCCACCTGGTACGGATCGAGCAGCCGTAACTGTAGCTGCACGAGAGTTTGCTCATCAGGAATTTAGGTTAAATTACAGTTATGTATTTGCTACGCATGATGATGAAAAGCACCCTCACGTGCATTTATGCGTTAAAGCAATGGGTAAAGATGGTGTAAGGCTTAATCCACGCAAAGCTGATCTTCAGCGATGGAGAGAGATATTCGCTGATAGACTTCGCGCAAATGGCATTGAGGCGAACGCAACCAGGCGTCCTGTGAGAGGTGTAACCAAACGCCCCAGAAAACAGGCGGTGGTGCATCTCGAAAAAAGAGGTTTCAAGTCTCACCATCGCGAAGCTTTGACACAGGCTGCCACTGCATTCATCCGGAATGGGAATGGCAGCCCTTTCTCTAATCCGCTTCGGCCTCAAATTCTACGCGCACGGCAATTCGTGGTGGCTAGCTGGAACGCTATTGGCCATGCCCTGCAGGGCCAAGGAGAAGGCCAGCTGTCTTCAGACGTAAAGGCATTTGTCGAGGCCCTGCCTCCAGCCGAGAGCATAGGCGAGCGCTTGGAGCAGCAATTACGAGCGCAGATCAACCAGAAGAAAAAAGATAAGGGAGTGGACAGATGAGAGTAATAACTATCAATGATTTGATGAAGCGTGGCGTGCCATGCGGAATGGAATTGATTGGCCGACAAACCCGTGAGGGAGTGATGCTTGTCGCAAAAAATAAAAAACGGTCCGTTTATGTGATGGATGGTGATTCATCCGGACCTGCTTTATTCAAAGATGAATCCTTTGTTGAGTTTCTGAAGATGGTTCCAGGGGTAGATCAGCTGACCGTGATGTTGCATCCCAAAATTCGAGCTGGGAGTACGAAATGAAAGTGAATTTATACATTGTCACCGTGGCTGTGCTGATGTTGGGCGCCTGCGGTAAGGAGCCCCTAGTCGATCAG
This genomic window contains:
- a CDS encoding site-specific integrase, with amino-acid sequence MATIVKTDSGTWKALVRKTGWPSASKTFRVKRDAQDWARQIEDQMIRSVYIRRTPSEKMSIKEAFERYEREVSPTKKASTQKREELRVKLLKEKFGQYSLAALTSDIVADYRDQRLATGKSNNTVRLELALLGHLYSTAIKEWHIALPANPVANIRKPSPGAGRNVRLNRTEQQRLLIALQTHSNPMLAWIFQVAIETGMRQGEILNLKIQHVDTERRIVSLFDTKNGMSRTVPLTKLAVEVFKEALENPARPNDCELIFFGEPGRDKKRSPYQFNKVWMDVKKSIGLGNLHFHDLRHEATSRLVEAGLSDQEVASISGHKSMQMLRRYTHLRAEDLVAKLDKIEDIVG
- the rpsU gene encoding 30S ribosomal protein S21, which produces MSSVRVKENEPFDVALRRFKRMIEKTGLLTDLRAREFYEKPTWERKRKAAAAVKRHYRRIRNQTLAPKLY
- the rpoD gene encoding RNA polymerase sigma factor RpoD, producing MANEQNDKVNDKVETQISDADIRRTRLKSLIVLGKERGYLTYAEINDHLPDDVQDSEQIDGIIGMINDMGIQVYEETPDAEALLMSDAPPPVADEDAVEEAEQALSTVDSEFGRTTDPVRMYMREMGTVDLLTREGEIEIAKRIEDGLKHMVQAIAACPTTIAELLAMVEKVEKDELSVDDLVDGLIDSDVGLEEDIPVEAAEAEEEEPEDDEEDDGDEDGAKAAAISAEALAKLKEEVLTRFAVIRQSHQKMTVILQERGSQDKEYQALQNAILEELTAFRFSAKQVEALCDQVRNMVEEIRGHERKIMEFCVDKSGMPRAHFIKVFPGNEGNLDWLAGELTVNKPYVERLERFKHSIVDQQQRLLDLQDRVGIPIKELKEINKQMSTGEARARRAKREMIEANLRLVISIAKKYTNRGLQFLDLIQEGNIGLMKAVDKFEYRRGYKFSTYATWWIRQAITRSIADQARTIRIPVHMIETINKMNRISRQILQETGLEPDPATLAEKMEMPEDKIRKILKISKEPISMETPIGDDDDSHLGDFIEDMTTLAPVDAAVYASLREATKEVLESLTAREAKVLRMRFGIEMNTDHTLEEVGKQFDVTRERIRQIEAKALRKLRHPTRSERLRSFLETGND
- a CDS encoding GatB/YqeY domain-containing protein encodes the protein MSLKVRISEDMKSAMRAKDSARLGAIRLLQAAIKQREVDERIELDDMQVIEAIEKMLKQRRDSISQYEAANRHDLADVEKFEVSVLQEYLPQALTEDEIKAILEQVVAETSASGIKDMGKVMAAVKPLVVGRADMGKISGLIKSRLSA
- the tsaD gene encoding tRNA (adenosine(37)-N6)-threonylcarbamoyltransferase complex transferase subunit TsaD, with translation MIILGIESSCDETGIALYDQEQGLLAHALHSQIDMHAEYGGVVPELASRDHVRRTLPLIQRVLDEAKLTLADIGGIAYTQGPGLAGALLVGTSIAESLAFTLNVPTVGVHHLEGHLLAPLLEANPPAFPFVALLVSGGHTQLMRVGGIGDYTLLGDTLDDAAGEAFDKTAKLLGLSYPGGPAVSRLADLGTPGRFKLPRPMLNSGDLNFSFSGLKTAVLTLVNDHSDADGILDEQTKADIALEFQEAVTEVLTAKCMAALRETGLDQLVVSGGVGANRQLREKLNRATKRRLCHVHYPRLEFCTDNGAMIAFAGAMRMQHETAGDHGFSVRPRWDLASLQRPAASA
- a CDS encoding relaxase/mobilization nuclease domain-containing protein → MASIDHPVVIDGVLKEIGDRLFYETVRPIKQMPRRTMTGVFRLPKHQPVKRDVHYIQRKLSFTARRFPEVMVKISGGPKGMAHIKAHLEYISRNGQLKLESEDGAIWGGKDELKDLQDQWRYGGYPIVEDTSKQAFNVILSMPPGTDRAAVTVAAREFAHQEFRLNYSYVFATHDDEKHPHVHLCVKAMGKDGVRLNPRKADLQRWREIFADRLRANGIEANATRRPVRGVTKRPRKQAVVHLEKRGFKSHHREALTQAATAFIRNGNGSPFSNPLRPQILRARQFVVASWNAIGHALQGQGEGQLSSDVKAFVEALPPAESIGERLEQQLRAQINQKKKDKGVDR
- the dnaG gene encoding DNA primase, which produces MIPESFIQELLNRVDIVDVIDRSVPLKKAGANYSACCPFHNEKSPSFTVSPTKQFYHCFGCGAHGSAIGFVMEYQGLSFVEAINELAKQVGMIVPQETRERDADAPQKKAVPGMVEAMQQAVLYYRGELKKSQRAIEYLKGRGLSGQIAARFQMGYAPSGWQNLQEVFSDYQDDVLKSIGLVIENEQGRRYDRFRDRVMFPIHDQKGQVIGFGGRVLGTEGNDDGPKYLNSPETPLFQKGQELYGLFLARRAIRDAGRVLVVEGYMDVVALAQYGIEYAVAALGTATTPVHITKLMRQTDEIVFCFDGDAAGRKAAWRAAMNALPALTDGLRLSFLFLPAEHDPDSYVREHGKEAFEAAMQTALPLSQYLIQHLSEDNGLQSQEDKVRFLNEAEPILAQIQAPRLALLLRKRVAELAGLSDEEMRSMIRLPEVQRPRRSQPRQTRSTLSLQRRFVLMVLMQPALVSPDDLAWVLHESEEDALVKHALEAAVAYPSAKPAGLLLQLQNRVDARLMRELEREIHLLDEQVDYSLEFEGARKQLRDMYAERQGKTLLARMQEKKISDMTEQEKALLKAMVGATKNRS
- the mobC gene encoding plasmid mobilization relaxosome protein MobC; this encodes MTSPVLSVYLGNALRSQWDAHCKSQNVRSSTAVKDVVVYLLSKNIRPQNFQEIVNTPDTFRVRLELRLSASEYEATKVLADVTGANVNRYVANLLRSHLTQAPQFHQYELDAVTESTAQLMKIGSNLNQIARAINRNPLETDLARVDLMSDISSHIKDHTRSVAMLIQANLQRWKVK